Proteins encoded within one genomic window of Flavobacterium oreochromis:
- the tpiA gene encoding triose-phosphate isomerase, producing MRQKIVAGNWKMNKNAKQTEELIADLINNLPETDAKIIIAPTFINLAQAVQQTNQTSIEVVAQNMHQAEGGAFTGEISADMLTSIGIQTVILGHSERRAYFHETDALLASKVDTALKHEMKIIFCFGEELKDRQDKQYFNVVEYQLKDALFHLNASDWKNIILAYEPVWAIGTGETATPEQAQEMHQFIRETILERYGNEVAENVSILYGGSVKPDNAKEIFSQPDVDGGLIGGASLSATDFIAIIKGI from the coding sequence ATGAGACAAAAAATAGTAGCTGGTAACTGGAAGATGAATAAAAATGCTAAGCAAACTGAAGAATTAATAGCAGACTTAATCAACAATCTTCCAGAAACAGACGCTAAAATAATTATAGCCCCTACTTTTATTAATCTAGCCCAAGCTGTACAACAAACCAATCAAACTTCTATAGAAGTAGTTGCACAAAATATGCACCAAGCAGAAGGTGGTGCTTTTACAGGAGAGATATCAGCGGATATGCTAACAAGTATCGGAATTCAAACGGTTATTTTAGGACACTCTGAACGTCGCGCTTATTTTCATGAAACAGATGCTTTACTAGCTAGCAAAGTAGATACAGCACTAAAACATGAAATGAAAATTATTTTTTGTTTTGGTGAAGAATTAAAAGATCGTCAGGATAAACAATATTTCAATGTAGTTGAATACCAATTAAAAGATGCTTTATTTCATTTAAATGCTTCTGATTGGAAAAACATAATCTTAGCTTACGAACCTGTTTGGGCTATAGGCACAGGAGAAACCGCTACACCTGAACAAGCACAAGAAATGCACCAATTCATCCGTGAAACAATTTTAGAACGTTATGGAAATGAAGTTGCTGAAAATGTATCTATCTTATACGGAGGAAGTGTTAAACCTGATAATGCAAAAGAAATCTTTTCTCAACCTGACGTAGATGGAGGTCTTATAGGAGGCGCTTCTTTATCTGCAACTGATTTTATAGCTATTATAAAAGGAATATAA
- a CDS encoding DUF1599 domain-containing protein has translation MSNTSQQYDTIITNCRDLYTKKMKDYGSAWRILRLPSLTDQIFIKAQRIRSLQENEVRKIDEGEVSEFIGIINYSIMALIQLEKGIATQPDLNIEEAVTLYDQKVHITKNLMEAKNHDYGEAWRDMRVSSLTDLILQKILRVKQIEDNKGKTLVSEGIDANYQDMINYSVFALILLESK, from the coding sequence ATGAGTAATACCTCTCAACAATACGATACAATAATAACCAACTGCCGTGATCTATACACTAAAAAAATGAAAGATTATGGTAGTGCTTGGCGCATTTTACGTTTACCCTCCCTAACTGATCAAATTTTTATAAAAGCACAACGTATCCGTTCTCTTCAAGAAAATGAAGTAAGAAAAATAGACGAAGGAGAAGTATCTGAATTTATAGGCATCATAAACTATTCTATCATGGCCTTAATTCAGTTAGAGAAGGGTATTGCAACACAACCTGATTTAAATATAGAAGAAGCAGTAACTTTATATGATCAAAAAGTTCATATAACCAAAAACCTTATGGAAGCTAAAAACCATGATTATGGTGAAGCTTGGCGTGATATGCGAGTAAGTTCATTAACAGATCTTATCTTACAAAAAATTTTAAGAGTAAAACAAATTGAAGACAATAAAGGAAAAACCTTAGTAAGTGAAGGAATTGATGCAAATTATCAGGATATGATTAATTATTCTGTTTTTGCTTTAATTCTTCTAGAAAGCAAATAA
- a CDS encoding tetratricopeptide repeat protein: MKKIIFAITFLSSVITFAQDKEILENALTPEQEKLFDKGIEKLNAKKYTEAIESLNKLISSNKKQISSYYYLAQAYFENKQYTDCVEACTKGLAIGPNENLLNYYRAKANIKLGEINSICEDVKKSEAKEEELLKYCH; encoded by the coding sequence ATGAAAAAAATAATCTTTGCTATTACTTTTCTATCAAGCGTTATAACTTTCGCTCAGGATAAAGAAATATTGGAAAATGCTCTTACCCCTGAACAAGAAAAACTTTTTGACAAGGGAATAGAAAAATTAAATGCTAAAAAATACACTGAAGCTATAGAATCTTTAAACAAGTTAATTTCATCAAATAAAAAACAAATAAGCAGCTATTATTATTTAGCACAAGCATATTTTGAAAATAAACAATACACAGATTGTGTTGAAGCTTGCACAAAAGGTTTAGCTATTGGACCAAATGAAAATTTATTAAACTATTACAGAGCTAAAGCTAATATTAAATTAGGAGAAATTAATTCAATATGTGAAGATGTAAAAAAATCAGAAGCTAAAGAAGAAGAATTATTAAAATATTGTCACTAA
- a CDS encoding FtsB family cell division protein, whose product MFQSFKNFLKRKYWFKIISNKYFLVSAFFLTWMLFLDNYSYLDHQVLNKEIEELEDNKTYYKEEIAKDLEQIKKLKSSNEIEKYAREKYYMKRENEDIYIIEFENDTLE is encoded by the coding sequence ATGTTTCAATCCTTCAAAAACTTCTTAAAAAGAAAATATTGGTTCAAAATAATCAGTAATAAATACTTTTTAGTTAGTGCTTTCTTTTTAACATGGATGCTCTTTCTTGACAACTATTCTTACCTAGATCATCAGGTCCTAAATAAAGAAATCGAAGAGTTAGAAGACAATAAGACATATTACAAAGAAGAAATAGCTAAAGATCTTGAACAAATTAAAAAATTAAAAAGCTCTAATGAAATTGAAAAATATGCACGCGAAAAATACTATATGAAACGTGAAAACGAAGATATATACATTATAGAATTCGAAAATGACACATTAGAATAA
- the folP gene encoding dihydropteroate synthase: MATINCKGKLIDLTVPKVMGILNITPDSFYDGGKLKTDIAVLEQAEKMLLEGATFLDIGGQSTRPNAEFLSADKELSRLEGIVSLLVTQFPDVLLSIDTFHSKVANECLELGASLINDVSAGSLDGKMFDVIAKHKVPYIMMHMRGTPKEMQQMVSYNDLVKEMLFYFSKKIAKARSYGINDLILDPGFGFSKTLEQNFELLSKMELLSITDLPILVGISRKSMIYRVLGASASEALNGTTVLNTIALTKGAAILRVHDVKEAVETICLQGMM; this comes from the coding sequence ATGGCTACGATAAACTGTAAAGGAAAACTTATTGATTTGACGGTTCCAAAAGTTATGGGAATCTTAAATATTACTCCAGATTCTTTTTATGATGGTGGTAAATTAAAGACAGATATTGCTGTTTTAGAGCAAGCAGAGAAAATGTTACTTGAAGGAGCTACTTTTTTAGATATAGGAGGGCAATCAACTAGACCTAATGCAGAATTCTTATCTGCTGATAAAGAATTGAGTAGGCTAGAAGGTATCGTATCTCTTTTAGTTACTCAATTTCCAGATGTGTTATTATCTATTGATACTTTTCACAGTAAAGTAGCAAATGAATGTTTAGAATTAGGAGCTTCATTGATTAATGATGTTTCAGCTGGTAGTTTAGATGGCAAAATGTTTGATGTTATAGCTAAGCATAAGGTACCTTATATTATGATGCACATGAGAGGAACTCCTAAAGAGATGCAACAAATGGTAAGTTATAATGATTTAGTAAAAGAAATGTTGTTTTATTTTTCGAAAAAAATAGCAAAAGCTAGAAGTTATGGTATTAATGATTTGATATTAGATCCTGGTTTTGGGTTTTCTAAAACGCTGGAACAAAATTTCGAGTTGTTATCAAAGATGGAGCTTTTGTCTATAACGGACTTGCCTATTCTTGTAGGGATTTCTAGAAAGTCAATGATTTATAGAGTGTTAGGTGCTAGTGCAAGCGAAGCGCTAAATGGAACCACTGTATTGAATACTATTGCATTAACTAAAGGAGCTGCTATTTTACGTGTGCATGATGTAAAAGAAGCGGTAGAAACTATTTGTTTGCAAGGGATGATGTAG
- a CDS encoding lipase family protein: protein MRKTLLVLSLIFSLSTFSQQPGDLISVEKKMDDSAPQVLQRMAGFGNIKLPTAVAKLFQFLVKGLEGYKVTYWTTDHHDKLVKAHGLVMFPKVDYPLSTVLLEHPTADKRVNVPSNLKSTREGGFILDMLYALNGYYVVSPDYLGLGDSEGVHPYADAKTEASASIDMLTAADKFLNEKGVKRYNEYFLSGYSQGGHSTMAVLKYNTEKYKRFKFKQVYAGAGPYDLSKTTYEDRVLANEDYPSSAFIAYIVNGAHSLGYKQYQTNFTEMISPEFQETYKKHVLEEEGGLDWGPLKWKTLFTKQYINIASSPSNPLRDFLKKSDVYDFHNTTPTTMSYTTADAEIPFLNALKTEKVQRGYYSFLDLSKYKITATNLGPFGHAGGVFPWLIASIAKFNSNRSGGLLNWGAMLSERTSQETTLEFNKSQLHPVIAAKNKNSNFEITNIYGFNENSASSRMSSKKLEDLKEGAYIVEMKHDNQIYKIAYAKENSIKVATKELVTENKEGSWTINRKGLENEDITIYIFDQKKQFSSY from the coding sequence ATGAGAAAAACTTTACTAGTATTATCTTTAATTTTCTCACTATCAACCTTTTCACAACAACCAGGTGATTTGATTAGTGTAGAAAAAAAAATGGACGATTCAGCCCCCCAAGTACTTCAAAGAATGGCTGGTTTCGGAAACATTAAGCTACCAACAGCTGTAGCAAAACTTTTTCAATTCCTTGTTAAAGGATTAGAAGGATACAAAGTAACCTACTGGACTACAGACCACCATGACAAACTTGTAAAAGCTCATGGTTTAGTAATGTTCCCTAAAGTTGACTATCCTCTTTCAACTGTTTTACTAGAGCACCCTACAGCAGACAAAAGAGTAAACGTCCCTTCCAATTTAAAAAGTACACGCGAAGGAGGCTTTATCCTTGATATGCTTTATGCTCTTAACGGATATTACGTAGTATCACCTGACTACTTAGGACTAGGCGATTCTGAAGGAGTACATCCTTATGCTGATGCAAAAACAGAAGCTTCTGCAAGTATTGATATGCTTACAGCTGCGGATAAATTCTTAAACGAAAAAGGAGTAAAAAGATACAACGAATATTTTCTTTCTGGCTACTCCCAAGGAGGACACTCAACAATGGCAGTATTAAAATACAATACTGAAAAATACAAACGTTTTAAGTTTAAACAAGTATATGCCGGAGCAGGTCCATACGATCTATCTAAAACAACGTATGAAGATCGCGTATTAGCCAACGAAGATTATCCATCATCTGCTTTTATTGCCTATATTGTAAATGGAGCACACAGCTTAGGATACAAACAATATCAAACAAACTTTACCGAAATGATTTCTCCAGAATTTCAAGAAACTTACAAAAAACACGTTCTTGAAGAAGAAGGAGGACTTGATTGGGGACCTTTAAAATGGAAAACTTTATTCACTAAACAATATATTAATATTGCTTCTAGCCCTAGTAATCCACTAAGAGATTTCTTAAAGAAAAGTGATGTATATGATTTCCATAATACAACACCTACAACCATGTCCTATACTACAGCAGATGCTGAAATTCCTTTCCTAAATGCTTTAAAAACTGAAAAAGTACAAAGAGGATACTATTCTTTCCTAGATTTATCTAAATACAAAATTACAGCTACCAATCTAGGTCCTTTTGGACACGCAGGAGGTGTTTTCCCTTGGTTAATTGCTTCTATAGCTAAATTTAACTCGAACAGATCAGGAGGATTACTCAACTGGGGCGCTATGCTTTCAGAAAGAACTAGTCAAGAAACTACATTAGAATTCAACAAATCACAATTACACCCTGTTATTGCTGCCAAAAATAAAAACTCCAACTTTGAAATTACTAATATTTATGGTTTTAATGAAAATTCAGCTAGCAGCAGAATGAGTAGTAAAAAATTAGAAGACTTAAAAGAAGGCGCATACATTGTAGAAATGAAACATGATAATCAAATCTACAAAATTGCTTACGCAAAAGAAAATTCTATAAAAGTAGCCACTAAAGAATTAGTAACTGAAAACAAAGAAGGCAGCTGGACTATTAACAGAAAAGGACTTGAAAATGAAGATATTACAATCTACATTTTTGATCAAAAAAAACAATTTAGTTCATACTGA
- a CDS encoding ABC transporter ATP-binding protein, with product MKAFDSTLFKRILSFTTPYKWRYYSVILWAILLSIFAALRPYLLQNIIDDYVIPKKLTGFLIMLVIMSITLLLEVLAQFYFVYWANILGQDIIKDIRLKLFIHLSHFKIQYFDKEPVGKLITRSVSDIEAIARIFSQGLFMIMSDLMKMSTIFFFMLYMNWKLTLIVIATMPILLYAIRVFQIKMKSAFEDVRTQVANMNTFIQERLTGMKIVQLFTREEVEYENFKKINHLHRKAWVKNVWYNSIFFPIADIVTYLTLSLIIWFGGNLLLEHDPFTNIGHLFAYTMYITIFFTPLRQIADKFNEMQMGMVAAQRVFEVLDFKEDIEDNGKKIASKLTGKIDFKNVYFSYKSNEYILKDLNLSIKPGETIAIVGATGAGKTTIINLLNRFYDIQSGSISIDNQNIKNFTLESLRTQIAIVLQDVFLFADTVYNNITLQNPKITKDEVIRAAKAIGAHDFIMALPNNYDYDVKERGASLSSGQRQLIAFLRAYLSNPSILVLDEATSSIDTYLEEKIQKATQTLTQNRTSIIIAHRLATITNADRIIVLEKGMVIEEGTHLSLLKNEKGAYRKLYDAQFINHIK from the coding sequence ATGAAAGCATTTGATAGTACATTATTCAAACGGATACTCTCTTTCACAACACCTTATAAATGGCGGTATTATAGCGTCATTTTATGGGCTATTCTATTGTCTATTTTCGCGGCACTACGCCCGTATTTATTACAAAATATTATAGACGATTATGTAATACCCAAAAAACTTACTGGCTTTTTAATCATGTTAGTAATAATGAGTATTACATTACTACTTGAAGTATTAGCCCAGTTTTATTTTGTCTATTGGGCAAACATATTAGGCCAAGATATTATCAAAGATATTCGTCTAAAATTATTTATTCACTTAAGTCATTTTAAAATACAATATTTTGACAAAGAACCTGTAGGAAAACTAATCACACGTTCTGTTTCAGATATTGAAGCCATAGCGCGTATTTTTAGCCAAGGTTTATTCATGATTATGAGTGATTTGATGAAAATGAGCACTATCTTTTTTTTTATGCTATATATGAATTGGAAACTAACTCTGATTGTAATAGCGACTATGCCAATACTTCTATACGCAATTCGGGTATTTCAAATAAAAATGAAAAGTGCTTTTGAAGACGTTAGAACCCAAGTAGCCAATATGAATACCTTTATTCAAGAACGACTAACGGGAATGAAAATTGTCCAACTTTTCACTAGAGAAGAAGTTGAATATGAAAATTTCAAAAAAATAAATCATCTACACCGTAAAGCTTGGGTAAAAAATGTTTGGTATAACTCCATTTTTTTTCCGATTGCTGATATTGTCACCTATTTAACCTTAAGTCTTATCATATGGTTTGGGGGTAATTTATTATTAGAACACGATCCTTTCACTAATATAGGTCATTTATTTGCTTATACCATGTACATCACTATTTTCTTTACTCCTCTAAGACAAATAGCAGATAAATTTAACGAAATGCAAATGGGAATGGTTGCTGCTCAACGAGTATTTGAAGTACTCGATTTTAAAGAAGATATTGAAGATAATGGAAAAAAAATAGCCTCTAAATTAACAGGGAAAATAGATTTCAAAAACGTTTATTTTAGCTATAAATCTAATGAATATATACTTAAAGATCTTAATTTGAGTATAAAACCTGGAGAAACTATCGCTATAGTTGGAGCAACTGGAGCTGGAAAAACAACAATCATCAATTTACTTAATCGATTTTATGATATTCAATCAGGATCTATTTCAATAGATAATCAAAACATAAAAAACTTTACTTTAGAAAGCCTAAGAACACAAATAGCTATTGTACTTCAAGACGTTTTTTTATTTGCAGATACTGTTTACAACAACATTACCTTACAAAATCCAAAAATAACTAAAGATGAAGTAATAAGGGCGGCTAAAGCTATTGGTGCACATGATTTCATCATGGCTCTACCTAACAACTATGATTATGATGTAAAAGAACGAGGAGCATCGCTATCATCAGGACAAAGACAATTAATTGCTTTTTTAAGAGCTTACTTAAGTAATCCTAGCATTTTAGTTTTAGATGAAGCCACTTCTTCTATAGACACTTATTTAGAAGAAAAAATCCAAAAGGCAACACAAACCTTAACACAAAACAGAACTTCAATTATCATTGCACACCGTTTAGCAACCATTACAAACGCTGATAGAATTATAGTATTAGAAAAAGGAATGGTAATAGAAGAAGGAACCCATCTATCCTTATTAAAAAATGAAAAAGGAGCTTATCGAAAATTATACGACGCTCAATTTATTAATCATATCAAATAA
- a CDS encoding TlpA family protein disulfide reductase — MKKIITLILVIILNVSCSKAQDTQLSNETLNYSLTNIDGNKISLKEIISENIGKNIVLEFWASWCGDCIKNMPNLKKLEAENPNTKFVFISFDKTPEAWKTGIKKHELTGYQLFVGENMKGNFGKSVNLDWIPRYIVLDKRGKVVLFRAIETDNEKINNLLKTL, encoded by the coding sequence ATGAAAAAAATAATAACTTTAATACTCGTTATAATACTCAACGTTTCATGCTCGAAAGCACAAGACACCCAACTTTCTAATGAAACTCTCAACTATTCTTTAACCAACATTGATGGCAATAAAATTTCTTTAAAAGAAATAATTTCTGAAAATATTGGAAAAAATATTGTTTTAGAATTTTGGGCTTCATGGTGCGGTGACTGTATAAAAAACATGCCTAATCTTAAAAAATTAGAAGCAGAAAACCCCAATACAAAATTCGTTTTTATTTCTTTTGACAAAACTCCTGAAGCTTGGAAAACAGGAATAAAAAAACACGAATTAACGGGATATCAATTATTTGTAGGAGAAAATATGAAAGGTAATTTTGGCAAATCAGTAAACCTAGACTGGATTCCTAGATACATCGTTTTAGACAAAAGAGGAAAAGTAGTTTTATTTAGAGCTATAGAAACTGATAATGAAAAAATAAATAATCTTTTAAAAACATTATAA
- a CDS encoding MauE/DoxX family redox-associated membrane protein — translation MKKNLIILLRIIIALLFIVSAIAKMYPSPYFAISTFEVKQLYPLGFSETIAPWFSRTLIGIEMALGILILQNNYFKKIIIPSTIILLAIFIIHLSYETFINGGNSGNCGCFGELIPMTPIEAIIKNIVAIIILIILLSIFPKNNEETHKFWPISIISLASIIGIFILAPIKSGSELSLPTDIQTDSTHTITIDSSFIKKDSIIYQKTNKDSVIKTTQKTEEEKIINEPIKKKSGYAQFFSKIDNGRKTLCFFVPGCDHCRQAAKELTELKRINKKFPEILVLFMNEEPEKIPDFFKETGAEYPYKIIEIIPFWKLLGTGKDTPGVKYLWNGNEYKYYFGINENQFNPKDYQELINKSFTQLNK, via the coding sequence ATGAAAAAGAATCTAATTATCCTATTAAGAATCATAATTGCTCTACTGTTCATTGTATCAGCTATAGCAAAAATGTACCCGTCACCTTATTTTGCTATTTCAACTTTTGAAGTAAAACAGTTATATCCCTTAGGGTTTTCTGAAACCATAGCACCGTGGTTTTCAAGAACCCTAATAGGAATAGAAATGGCACTAGGAATACTAATTCTACAAAACAATTATTTTAAAAAGATAATTATTCCTTCAACCATTATTCTATTAGCTATTTTTATAATACATTTATCTTATGAAACCTTTATAAATGGAGGTAATTCAGGTAATTGTGGGTGTTTCGGCGAACTAATCCCTATGACACCTATAGAAGCGATAATTAAAAACATAGTTGCTATTATTATTCTAATAATATTGCTTTCAATATTTCCAAAAAACAACGAAGAAACTCACAAGTTTTGGCCAATAAGTATAATAAGTTTAGCTTCTATTATTGGAATCTTTATATTAGCCCCTATTAAATCAGGAAGCGAATTATCTTTACCAACTGATATTCAAACAGATTCAACTCACACAATTACTATCGATTCTTCATTCATCAAAAAAGACAGTATTATTTACCAAAAGACAAATAAAGATTCTGTAATAAAAACTACACAAAAAACAGAAGAAGAAAAAATCATAAATGAACCTATTAAAAAGAAATCAGGCTATGCCCAATTTTTCTCAAAAATAGATAATGGACGTAAAACGTTATGCTTTTTCGTTCCAGGTTGCGATCACTGCCGTCAAGCAGCTAAAGAATTAACAGAATTAAAACGAATAAATAAAAAATTTCCTGAAATCCTAGTTCTTTTCATGAATGAAGAGCCTGAAAAAATCCCTGATTTCTTCAAAGAAACAGGTGCTGAATATCCTTATAAAATCATAGAAATCATACCTTTTTGGAAATTATTAGGCACCGGAAAAGACACCCCTGGAGTAAAATATTTATGGAATGGAAACGAATACAAATACTATTTTGGAATTAACGAAAACCAATTTAACCCCAAAGATTATCAAGAATTAATCAATAAAAGTTTTACTCAACTAAATAAATAA
- the udk gene encoding uridine kinase, translating into MLIIGIAGGTGSGKTTVVHQIMNELPETEVGIISQDHYYRETSDLSLEERTKINFDHPRSIDFALLVEHLKDLKEGKAIDQPVYSFVKHNRTGDTIHTLPRKVMIVEGILILTNPELRDMFDIKIFVHADSDERLIRRLKRDIAERGRDMEEVLNRYQTTLKPMHEQFIEPTKAFADIIIPNDKYNTVAIDVVRAVINQRIS; encoded by the coding sequence ATGTTAATTATAGGTATTGCAGGAGGCACAGGCTCAGGAAAGACAACCGTAGTTCATCAAATCATGAATGAATTACCTGAAACAGAAGTAGGTATCATTTCACAAGATCATTATTATAGAGAAACAAGCGATTTAAGCTTAGAAGAAAGAACAAAAATTAATTTTGACCACCCTCGCTCAATAGATTTTGCACTATTAGTTGAACACTTAAAAGATCTTAAAGAAGGAAAAGCAATTGACCAACCTGTCTACTCTTTTGTAAAACACAACCGTACCGGAGATACCATACACACACTACCCCGTAAAGTCATGATCGTTGAAGGAATTTTAATCCTCACTAATCCTGAACTTCGTGATATGTTTGATATCAAAATATTTGTTCACGCTGACTCTGATGAACGATTAATCAGACGATTAAAACGTGATATTGCAGAAAGAGGACGTGATATGGAAGAGGTATTAAATCGCTATCAAACAACATTAAAACCAATGCACGAACAATTCATTGAACCTACCAAAGCATTTGCAGACATCATTATACCAAATGACAAATACAACACTGTCGCTATAGATGTCGTAAGAGCTGTTATCAATCAACGCATTTCTTAA
- a CDS encoding acyl-CoA thioesterase, giving the protein MEKFFIELSVRNYELDVQGIVNNSVYQNYLEHARHQFLHHHGVDFVEFAQNNILLVVKNIEINFKNSLVSRDAFKVEVSAEKEGNLKVIFHQNIIRLSDNKLIVSAKVTGVAVKNGRPVAPDSIPQIAQLFTTTMTE; this is encoded by the coding sequence ATGGAAAAATTCTTTATTGAACTATCTGTTCGTAATTACGAATTAGACGTACAAGGAATTGTAAACAACTCTGTTTATCAAAATTACTTAGAACATGCACGCCATCAATTTTTACATCATCATGGAGTAGATTTTGTTGAATTTGCTCAAAACAATATCTTATTAGTTGTAAAAAACATTGAAATTAATTTCAAAAACTCACTTGTTAGTAGAGATGCTTTCAAAGTAGAAGTAAGTGCTGAAAAAGAAGGAAATCTAAAAGTTATCTTTCATCAAAACATTATTCGACTATCTGACAACAAACTAATTGTATCAGCTAAAGTAACAGGTGTAGCAGTAAAAAATGGCCGTCCTGTAGCCCCAGACAGCATCCCACAAATAGCTCAATTATTTACAACCACAATGACTGAATAA